The stretch of DNA AGAAAGCAGTACCGGGGGCTGCCGCCCGCGACGCGGGTCACCAGGTAGGGGAGGAGACAACAATATGCAGGAGACAGCCATCCTGGCCGATGCCGCGTGCGACTTGCCGCGCGACGTCATGGCCGCGCTGAAGGTCCACACCATTCCGTTCCGCATCCGCGCCGGCGAGCAGTTCGTCGCCGACACGCGCGATGAAGACGCATTGCCGCGGCTTTACCAGCAATACCTGGTCGGCCGCCAGGACCACTATGCCGAATCGGTGCCGATGGTCGAGCGCGAGCTGGAGGAACACCTGCTGCGCAACGTGGCGGCGCAGTGCGACCGCGCCATCCTGTTCACGATCGCCAGCACGCGCAGCAAGCTGTATGCGCATGCGAGCGGCGCGGTGATCGGCACGGTGGCGCGCAGCGTGCGGCTGCGCAAGCAAGCGGGACGCCCGGGGCTGTTCGACCTGACCGTGGTCGACACCGGGGCCATCGGCCCGGGCCAGGCGCTGATCGTGCGCGAAGCCGCGCGCATGGCGCTGGCCGGCGCCAGTCCGCAGGCCGTGCGCGAGGCCGTGGAAACACGGCTGCGCGATGCCGCCCACATGTTCCTGGTGCCCGACGAACTGCTCTACCTGTACACCCGCGCACGGCAGAAGGGCGAGGGCAGCATTACCTGGGGCCGCTACGTGATGGGGAGCGCGTTCAACCTCCGCCCCGTGGTGCATATGCACCGCGGCCAGACCGAAGCCATCGCCAGGGCGCGCGGCTCGGAAGAGGGCAGGCGCCGCGTGCTGCAGCATGCCGAGCAATGCCTGCGCGCCGGCAACCTGCTGGTGCCGGCGATCTCGGCCTGCTACGCAGGCCCGCTGGACGAAGTGCGCGCGATGCCGGCGTACCAGTCGCTGGCGAATACCGCACGCAGCCAGGGCGTCGAGCTGATGCTGGCGCCGATGAGCCTGACGGTGGCGCTGAATGTCGGCGCGCGGGCGTTCGGCCTGAGCTATCTTTCCGAGTCGCCGCCGCCTTTCGAATAACTCCCACAGACGAGGACACCATGAGCATCCGTACCAGCATCGAGCAGGGCATCCTGACGCTCGAATTCGACCGCATCGACAAGAAGAACGCCATCACCGCGGCGATGTACCAGGCGCTGGCCGACGCGCTGCGCGCGGCCGAAACCGACCACAATGTGCGCGTGATCCTGCTGCGCGGCAAGCCCGAGATTTTTACCGCCGGCAATGACCTGGAAGATTTCATGCAACGCCCGCCGACCGCAGGCGAGGGCGCGGAACAGGCGCCGGTGTTCCAGTTCCTGTACCAGATCAGCCATGCCAGCAAGCCCATCGTCGCGGCGGTCAGCGGTGCGGCGGTTGGCGTGGGCACCACCATGCTGCTGCATTGCGACTTCGTCTATGCGTCGGAGACAGCCAGGCTGTCGCTGCCGTTCGTGCAGCTCGGGCTGTGCCCCGAGGCAGCCTCCAGCCTGCTGCTGCCGCGCCTGGTCGGCTACCAGCGCGCGGCCGAGAAGCTGCTGCTGGGCGAGGCCTTCAGCGCGCAGGAAGCGCTGGAGATCGGGCTGGTGACACGGGTGCTGCCGGTGGCCGAGCTGCATGACTTTGCCCTGGCGCAGGCGCGCAAGCTGGCGGCCCTGCCGGCGTCTTCGCTGCGCGAGACCAAGCGCCTGATGAAGGCCGGCGCGATGGCCGAAGTGGAGAAGCAGATGGCCGACGAGGGCGCGGTGTTCCGGCGCATGCTGGTGGCGCCGGAGGCGAAGGAGGCGTTCAG from Cupriavidus taiwanensis encodes:
- a CDS encoding DegV family protein, encoding MQETAILADAACDLPRDVMAALKVHTIPFRIRAGEQFVADTRDEDALPRLYQQYLVGRQDHYAESVPMVERELEEHLLRNVAAQCDRAILFTIASTRSKLYAHASGAVIGTVARSVRLRKQAGRPGLFDLTVVDTGAIGPGQALIVREAARMALAGASPQAVREAVETRLRDAAHMFLVPDELLYLYTRARQKGEGSITWGRYVMGSAFNLRPVVHMHRGQTEAIARARGSEEGRRRVLQHAEQCLRAGNLLVPAISACYAGPLDEVRAMPAYQSLANTARSQGVELMLAPMSLTVALNVGARAFGLSYLSESPPPFE
- a CDS encoding enoyl-CoA hydratase; the protein is MSIRTSIEQGILTLEFDRIDKKNAITAAMYQALADALRAAETDHNVRVILLRGKPEIFTAGNDLEDFMQRPPTAGEGAEQAPVFQFLYQISHASKPIVAAVSGAAVGVGTTMLLHCDFVYASETARLSLPFVQLGLCPEAASSLLLPRLVGYQRAAEKLLLGEAFSAQEALEIGLVTRVLPVAELHDFALAQARKLAALPASSLRETKRLMKAGAMAEVEKQMADEGAVFRRMLVAPEAKEAFSAFFEKRKPDFTKFE